A single genomic interval of Saccharothrix saharensis harbors:
- a CDS encoding carbon-nitrogen hydrolase family protein has product MESDELVVAVAQHAPVPGDVAENARRAAAAVADAAGADLLLFPLLSLTGYDLRRLAERASWATPDDPRLDVVREASRAHGVTTVVGAAWSAPDGRRLLASVALLPDGGVEVAGKQYLSRAERDLFEPGEPAPPLDVRGWRVALAVCFDAAAPEHALEMARRGADVYAVSALYTDGQERRLDVHPAARAMDHRMYALVANLAGAGPGWRSCGGSGVWHPDGRRLVEAGTGPRVVTARLARAELERLRAADAVAGYRG; this is encoded by the coding sequence GTGGAATCCGACGAGTTGGTGGTCGCCGTCGCGCAGCACGCGCCCGTGCCCGGTGACGTCGCGGAGAACGCGCGCCGCGCCGCCGCGGCGGTGGCCGACGCGGCGGGAGCGGACCTGCTGCTGTTCCCCCTGCTGTCGTTGACCGGCTACGACCTGCGCCGCCTGGCCGAGCGGGCGTCCTGGGCGACCCCGGACGACCCGCGGCTGGACGTGGTGCGGGAGGCGAGTCGCGCCCACGGCGTCACGACCGTCGTCGGCGCCGCCTGGTCCGCGCCGGACGGCCGCCGGCTGCTGGCCTCGGTGGCGCTGCTCCCGGACGGCGGGGTCGAGGTGGCCGGCAAGCAGTACCTGAGCCGCGCCGAACGGGACCTGTTCGAACCGGGCGAGCCCGCGCCGCCGCTGGACGTGCGGGGCTGGCGGGTCGCGCTGGCCGTGTGCTTCGACGCGGCGGCACCCGAGCACGCCCTGGAGATGGCGCGGCGGGGCGCGGACGTCTACGCGGTGTCCGCGCTCTACACCGACGGCCAGGAACGGCGGCTGGACGTGCACCCGGCGGCCCGCGCGATGGACCACCGGATGTACGCGCTGGTGGCGAACCTCGCGGGCGCGGGGCCGGGGTGGCGCTCGTGCGGTGGCAGCGGGGTGTGGCACCCGGACGGACGACGGCTGGTCGAAGCGGGCACGGGCCCGCGGGTCGTGACGGCCCGGCTGGCGCGGGCCGAGCTGGAGCGGCTGCGCGCGGCCGACGCGGTGGCGGGGTACCGGGGGTAG
- a CDS encoding SDR family NAD(P)-dependent oxidoreductase, with translation MGVLDGKAVIVTGAGRGLGEAYARHAAAEGARVVVNDVEGADQVASSIVDAGGEAVAHTGTVTDPAVATELVQRCASAFGRVDGLVNNAGITHFGDPWDDEPDVLRAVVEVNVLGTMYCGTAAAKVMRGGSIVNVVSGAMLGRPNAAAYSASKGAVASLTLSWAGALAARDVRVNAVAPLAWTPMMDLDPRAAAISSPEQTPARMAPLVTYLLSDRSAHVTSQLIRFLPDKLHVISQYAVKQPVLTRESWDVDALAAAFSSDLAAEPPSPARWQV, from the coding sequence GTGGGCGTCCTGGACGGCAAGGCCGTGATCGTGACCGGGGCCGGTCGCGGGCTGGGTGAGGCGTACGCGCGGCACGCGGCGGCGGAGGGCGCGCGGGTCGTGGTGAACGACGTCGAGGGCGCCGACCAGGTCGCGTCCTCGATCGTGGACGCGGGCGGCGAGGCGGTGGCGCACACCGGAACGGTGACCGATCCGGCGGTCGCGACAGAACTCGTGCAGCGGTGCGCGTCGGCGTTCGGGCGGGTCGACGGCTTGGTGAACAACGCGGGCATCACGCACTTCGGCGACCCGTGGGACGACGAGCCGGACGTGCTGCGCGCCGTGGTCGAGGTGAACGTGCTCGGCACGATGTACTGCGGCACGGCGGCGGCGAAGGTGATGCGCGGCGGGTCGATCGTGAACGTCGTGTCCGGCGCGATGCTGGGCCGCCCGAACGCGGCGGCCTACTCGGCGTCGAAGGGCGCGGTCGCCTCGCTGACCCTGTCGTGGGCCGGGGCGCTGGCCGCGCGCGACGTCCGGGTGAACGCCGTCGCGCCGCTCGCGTGGACCCCGATGATGGACCTCGACCCGCGCGCCGCCGCGATCAGCTCGCCCGAGCAGACCCCGGCCAGGATGGCGCCCCTGGTCACGTACCTGCTCAGCGACCGTTCCGCGCACGTGACCAGCCAACTGATCCGCTTCCTGCCGGACAAGCTGCACGTGATCTCCCAGTACGCGGTCAAGCAACCGGTGCTGACCCGCGAGTCGTGGGACGTGGACGCCCTCGCCGCCGCGT